The DNA segment GGGGAGAAGGCCCTGCCCCCCCAGGACCTCCCTCCAGGACACCCTCAGTCATCCCCCCCATCATCCCCTCCCTGATCCCTCTTGAACACCCCCAGACCCCACCGTGGGATCCCCCTCTGTGATCCCCCTCCAGGACCCCTCCCatcatcccctccctgccccccccccacGTTTCCCCACCATCAGGACTGGATTTTGGGGTGCCCAAGCCCCACCCCCCCCATCCCACGTTCCGAGGCcctgggaccctgctggggtgggtggggggtgTGTGACACCCCTGTGTGTGACACCCCCGTGTGTGACACCCCCCTGTGTGACACCCCTGTGTGTGACACCCCCGTGTGTGACACCCCCCTGTGTGACACCCCCCTGTGTGACACCCCTGTGTGTGACACCCCCGTGTGTGACACCCCCCTGTGTGACACCCCTGTGTGACACCCCCCTGTGTGACACCCCCGTGTGTGACACCCCCGTGTGTGACACCCCTGTGTGACACCCCCGTGTGTGAcaccccccgtgtccccccccaggATGTTCGACGTGGGGGGGCAGCGCTCGGAGCGCAAGAAGTGGATCCACTGCTTCGAGGGCGTCACCTGCATCATCTTCTGCGGGGCCCTGAGCGCCTACGACATGGTGCTGGTGGAGGACGACGAAGTGGTGGGTGGGGGTGCCCtggggggcaggatggggggggCTCCGAGGGGGCTCCGAGGGGTGGGAACAGCCCCCTGTCCCGTGGGATCGTCGGCCCCCTTCCACAACCCCCCTTCGTGAGCCCATCATTGATCCCCCTCCCTGATCCTCCTCCACAACCCCCCTCTGTGATCCACCCACTTGATTTGCCTCATTGATCCCCCTCCCTGATCCCCCTCATTGATCCTGCTCATTGATCCCCCTCATTGATCCTCCTCCATGACCCCCATCCCCGATCCCCCTCATTGATCCTCCTCCCTGATCCCCCTCATTGACCCCCCTCCCTGATCCCCCTCATTGATCCCTCCCATTGATCCCCTCATTGACCCCCCTCCCTGATCCCTCCCATTGATCCTCCTCCCATTGATCCCCTCATTGATCCCCCTCCCTGATCCCCCTCATTGACCCCCCTCCCTGACCCCTCCCATTGATCCCCCTCATTGATCCTCCCCATTGATCTCTTTCCACAACTCCCCTCCACGATCCCACTCTTtgatcccctccctgtcccctctcccatGGAAGGCTGGGAAGTGCAGGAAGTGCGGGAAGTGCCGGTTCCTGCTGGGTTGTTCCCAGGGCAGGTGTTGGggcttcctctggatcccagaTCCCAGGGTTTGTCCATGAGGAAACCCCTCGGGAAGCTCCCGAGCGGCTCCTGGTGTTCCCTGCTCCCAAGAGCCGTCGGAGAACCAAAACACCAGAacagggaagggcaggaagagccaggagTGGGTGGGATGGAGGAAAATCCAGCCGGGAGGggcctccctgtgccccccgggggagcagagaggggacaAGGGGCAGCGCTGGGAATGGTGGCACAGGGACATTATCCAAGGGTGTCCGCCCGGGATTCACCGGCAGAGCCCCGGCAAAGGGCAGAGATCGGAGAGCAGGAATGTGGAACCCCTGGAACGGGGCATTCCTGGGGAGAAACGGGAGCCCAGGGGTGCAGATGAGGAGagcgggagctgctccagctcctccgGCTTCCCTGGGCATTCCCTGGGATCCAAACACCTCcgggagctggggcagggtcGGGATCTGCCGTCCTGGGGCATCTCCACGGCCAGGTGGGAGCTCAGCCACGCACAGAAGGAGGGAGGATCCTTCCCACGGGAGCCCTGGGAGCTTTCCCAAGGAGGATGGGGCAGGACCTGGGCTCTGTGCATGGAaaagctgctgccctggggagctggaggagggaaaaCCATCCCTGTGAGCCCCGGAGAACCCCCCAAGGCCAGAGGATccccctttccagcaggaaaagcccCTGGTTGGACTTGGCTCTGCCCGGCTGGATCCCCATCCCCGTGGGATGCCCCGGGATTGTCACACCCAGACtggagcttttccttttcccagctccttcccaaagccttgggagccacagcccagcaggagcaTCCCTTGGATGAGGGGAACGGGGCTGAAGGGAATgagccctttccctgcaggccaTGAGGTTTCCATGGATCACATTCCCACCACCATCCCGGAGGTTTCCATGGATCACATTCCCACCACCATCCCTCCTTCCTTACGATCCCAGGGGGGATCAGGGCATTGTCCTCCCCTGAGGATCCATCTGGGATTTCGGGTGggcaggagggactgggatggcagcagcacCACCCACTGCCGTGGGAAACAGGGAAGGGCTGGTTTTTTGGGAATGGGGGGCTCGGAGGGGGTGTGAATCCCTGACAATTCCCTGCAGAACCGGATGCACGAGTCCCTGCACCTCTTCAACAGTATATGCAACCACAAGTTCTTCGCAGCCACCTCCATCATCCTCTTCCTCAACAAGAAGGACCTTTTCGAGGAGAAGATCAAGAAGGTCCATCTCAGCATCTGCTTCCCGGAGTACGACGGTGAGTCTGGAGCAATCCCGGCATTCCCACCCCCCTGGAGACCCCCcggagcaggggaggaggggtCATGTGGGcctggaggggaggggatgggatggggaatAAGCAGAGTCAGTTCCATCCCAAAAAttagggctggggaagggattGGATGATCAGAATTGGTTCCATCCCCAAAAAGGggccagggaaggagaaggggatgAGGATGAGCAGAGCTGGTTCCATCCCAAAAAttagggctggggaagggatcAGACGATCAGAGTCGGTTCCATCCTGAGAAGGgctgaggaaggggaggaggatgagggggaggatgaggatgagcaGAACCATCTCCATCCCCCTCCCtggaggctggagcagagaaggggAGCACTGTGCCCTCAGGAGGGTGTTTGGAAGGCTGGACACCGGATAAACCCACGTTTGTCAAGTTTTTCCCGGGCGTGGTCACCCCCAGCCCTTCTCCAGAGCTCCTCCCCACGGGAGTGGCTCCAGAatgttccctccctccctgcacaggcccCAACACCTTCGAGGACGCCGGGAATTACATCAAGACCCAGTTCCTGgacctgaacatgaggaaggaCGTGAAGGAGATCTACAGCCACATGACCTGTGCCACAGACACCCAGAACGTCAAGTTCGTCTTCGATGCCGTCACGGACGTGATCATCAAAGAGAACCTCAAGGACTGCGGCCTCTTCTGAGCCCGGGAAGGTACAGGGGGAGTGGGGCCGGaaaactgggaatggggatgcCAGGAATGCAAGGAATcccaggagaagggagggaaggggagggcgATGAGCAGAGGAGGCTCGAGCCCATAAAGGGATTGGGgaagaggatgaggatgagCAGAGCCAGCTCGATCCCAGAGAAAGGGCTGGGGATGAGGGGGATCATCCCAGAaaagggctggggaagggaggagagggatgaggaggaggatgagcagagctgggtccGTCCCACAGGATCATGGACTCGTTTagggtggaaaagacctctgagaccacCGAGTGCACCCTGAACCTGTCCCCctccttgtcccccagcccagagcactgagggccatgtccaggccttccttggacacctccagggctgggcactccaaacgtccctgggcagcccctgccaaggcctgaccaccctttccaggaagaaattcctcctgatgtccaacctgaccctcccctggcacagcctgaggccgttccctctcctcctgtcccttgttccctgggagcagagcccaacccccccctcctgtcagggggttgcagagccagaaggtcccccctgagcctccttttctccaggctgagcccccccagctccctgagttctcctgctgctccagccccttcccagctccattcccttccctggacatgctccagcccctccatgtccttcttgttCTGGGGGTCCAGACCcgggcccagccctgcaggggcccctccccagtgcccaatccctgccctggtcctgctgccacatcATTCCTGATCCAGGAATGCCAGGATGCCAAGAAGGGCCCCCTGGGCTCACATCCaacccccaggtcccttcctgtccccacccctggagctccagggggttgttgtggccaaagggcaggacctggAATGTGGAGTggtggaacctcatccccttggatTCGGCCCATCCTCATCATCCCAGGGATAAAGGCCAAGGCAAAGGGTGGGATGTGGGAttccccatcctcatccccacGGGGATGAAGgccaaggtgtccctgccctgggggtgTTTAACTCCctgttctctctccctttcccaggaAACATTCCCGTCTCTCCGttctgctgagcagagccaAAGGAAGAACCACCCCCTCCACACGTCACCGCTCCCACTTTTTCTATGACCGCCCCAAATCCGCCTCTTTTCACCCCAAACTAGGAAGGGGCTGAACTCAACGTCCTGCTCCCTTTCGtggccatttcctcttttttttttttgttttttttttttccgaggaAAACTCCCCGTTCTCAGCATTCCACGGGAGGTTTGACACCAAGACACAGCCAGGAATAGGAATATTGAGGGAATTTGGGAGGCAGGGATGGGAATTCCTCCCTGGCCATCCCTCCACAGCCCATTCCTGCCCTTGGATCGGGGCTGGATTCATCCAAGCTGGAATttctgggggaggaggaagctgaGTTACCTCCGAGTGGCTCCTGGGAACCCACCCCAGCCCTTCCCGGGAATCGACCCTTTGGCAGGAGAAATCAGGGATTCCTGGGGTTCTCTGGGGCCCTGAATGGTGGGAATTCCTCGggcaggaagggctgggggagggaacCCCCTACTCCAGcccgggaatgggaatgggcTGGATAAAGAGGAAATGGTTGCTTGAAACATTTTTGTTCTGCTACTTTAGAGCCGCGTTCGCTCTCTCTGTTTGTAAATAATCCATAGGTGATCCCTGGAAATCCCTGGatcctcctttccctgctccctgcacagaTCTCCCCTTCCAGCTTCACTTCGGTAGGAAAACACAATAAAGGAATGTGCATGGCCGGAGTGTCCTTCCTTCCCCGCTTCCCAGAGCTTGGATCCAGGGCTGCTTCCCATCCTTTGCACCCATTCCTGGCTCTCTGGATCGCCTGGATCTCTGAATCCCACCTGGATCACCCTGGGGTTGGGAGCTGTGCTCCTGgatggggggggaagggggtcccaaacccaaaaaattcCTGGTCGGATCACCTGGAAAGGGTTGaatgagggagggaggaggagttATCCCAtggagagaaggctccaggaagggaaTTTGGGGGCAGGGAGAGCTCCAGGGAGCTTGGGAAAAATTCCAAAGGGAATTTAGGGGCAGACAGAGCTCCAGGGAGCTTGGGAAAAATTCCAGAGGAGGGAAAcactccctggagctgctgagagCTCCCACAAGGAATTTATCCTGGAATTCTAAGGAAGCATCCCCAGAAAGGTGCCACCTCCATCCCACAGCAGCATCCAGGGCAGAATTCCCACCGGGATCTCAGCAGCCAGATTTGGGCTGTCAACAGGTAAATCCTCCTGCCAAGAATCCCACGGACAACGGGATCCCTGgaatgctgcagcacagcccaagTCTTTGGCAGCAGCACGACCCCAGCAGTGGGGGTGGATGGAGCACAGGGAACCTCCCTGTGCCGAGAATTCCACCTCATTCCCATCAAAGAGCACAAGGAATCTCCCCATCCCAACGATTCCCACCCAagctcttccctcccttctccgGCAAAGCACCAAAAACTGGGAGAGCtcctggaaaaaggaagaagaaaccGGAGCAAAGGCTTCACTCACCATTTTAATGACTGCCAACAAATCCAACGGATCCGACTGGACACGGACAGGACCGGGAAGAGGGGCTGGATGCAGACAGGGATCAGCAGAGGAACGCACGGAGCGGGCGGGGAAATGTGGGATTTGGCACCACCCGGACAAAGGAAAGGCAAGCTCAGGAAAaccggggctgggagggccttgggaaaggcaggac comes from the Pseudopipra pipra isolate bDixPip1 chromosome 25, bDixPip1.hap1, whole genome shotgun sequence genome and includes:
- the GNAT2 gene encoding guanine nucleotide-binding protein G(t) subunit alpha-2 isoform X2; the encoded protein is MKIIHQDGYTEEECMEFKAIIYGNILQSILAIVRAMSTLGIDYAESSCALPEPAGQDHSPQLPPQRAGRAALPGQDHGHHRDQVLRQGPQLQDVRRGGAALGAQEVDPLLRGRHLHHLLRGPERLRHGAGGGRRSEPDARVPAPLQQYMQPQVLRSHLHHPLPQQEGPFRGEDQEGPSQHLLPGVRRPQHLRGRRELHQDPVPGPEHEEGREGDLQPHDLCHRHPERQVRLRCRHGRDHQREPQGLRPLLSPGRKHSRLSVLLSRAKGRTTPSTRHRSHFFYDRPKSASFHPKLGRG
- the GNAT2 gene encoding guanine nucleotide-binding protein G(t) subunit alpha-2 isoform X1 is translated as MKIIHQDGYTEEECMEFKAIIYGNILQSILAIVRAMSTLGIDYAESSCADEGRILFNLADSIEEGTMPPELVSCIKKLWKDGGVQACFDRAAEYQLNDSAAYYLNQLDRITAPNYLPNEQDVLRSRVKTTGIIETKFSVKDLNFRMFDVGGQRSERKKWIHCFEGVTCIIFCGALSAYDMVLVEDDEVNRMHESLHLFNSICNHKFFAATSIILFLNKKDLFEEKIKKVHLSICFPEYDGPNTFEDAGNYIKTQFLDLNMRKDVKEIYSHMTCATDTQNVKFVFDAVTDVIIKENLKDCGLF